The Peribacillus simplex genome contains a region encoding:
- the ccsB gene encoding c-type cytochrome biogenesis protein CcsB encodes MAELSSNFLYAAFLLYLVATFLFGGSIKDKRGAEEKKQNKWAKLGIFITILGFAAQIGYFITRWIAAGHAPVSNLFEFTTFFGMMLVGAFILIYFLYKTPALGLFALPIALLIIAYASMFPTEISPLIPALQSDWLHIHVTTAAAGQSILAISFVTAIIYLIKFVDQTQSSKRTFWLEGIMFTLVCTIGFVIITSSFAAMDYKANFDWVDKNGAEVKQEFNLPALVGPNEGRLIETDRFEPLVDMPPLINAKKLNTVLWSFGMGLVLYGLIRLIARKRVAALIKPIVKNVNLNLLDEISYRSVLIGFPIFTLGALIFAMIWAQVAWTRFWGWDPKEVWALVTWLFYAAFLHLRMSKGWQGEKSAWLAVIGFAIIMFNLIFVNLVIAGLHSYA; translated from the coding sequence ATGGCTGAATTAAGCAGTAACTTTTTATATGCAGCTTTCTTATTATATCTTGTCGCTACCTTTTTATTTGGGGGATCGATCAAGGATAAACGCGGAGCGGAGGAAAAGAAACAAAACAAATGGGCTAAACTGGGCATTTTCATCACCATTCTCGGTTTCGCGGCGCAAATTGGGTATTTCATCACAAGATGGATTGCTGCCGGCCATGCCCCGGTAAGTAACCTGTTTGAATTTACGACCTTTTTCGGAATGATGCTGGTCGGTGCTTTCATATTAATTTATTTTCTTTATAAAACACCTGCCCTTGGGCTATTCGCTTTACCGATTGCGTTATTGATAATCGCTTATGCAAGTATGTTCCCTACAGAAATTTCGCCACTCATTCCTGCTTTGCAGAGCGATTGGCTTCATATTCATGTAACGACTGCAGCGGCAGGACAGTCGATCCTAGCCATAAGTTTCGTTACTGCCATCATTTATTTAATCAAATTCGTCGATCAGACACAATCAAGCAAAAGAACGTTCTGGCTTGAAGGCATCATGTTCACATTAGTCTGCACCATTGGATTCGTCATCATCACTTCTTCTTTTGCTGCGATGGATTATAAGGCGAATTTTGATTGGGTCGACAAAAACGGAGCCGAGGTCAAACAGGAATTCAACCTACCGGCATTGGTTGGTCCCAATGAAGGGAGACTGATCGAGACTGATCGATTTGAACCACTGGTGGACATGCCTCCATTGATCAATGCCAAGAAACTGAATACTGTACTTTGGTCATTCGGTATGGGGCTCGTCTTGTATGGTTTAATAAGGTTGATTGCTCGCAAAAGAGTGGCAGCATTGATTAAACCGATCGTTAAAAATGTGAATTTGAATTTATTGGACGAGATTAGTTATCGTTCGGTCCTTATCGGTTTTCCGATTTTTACACTCGGTGCCCTCATTTTTGCAATGATCTGGGCTCAAGTGGCCTGGACACGATTCTGGGGCTGGGATCCGAAAGAGGTCTGGGCACTGGTTACTTGGTTGTTTTATGCAGCTTTCTTGCATCTGCGAATGTCAAAGGGATGGCAAGGGGAAAAATCAGCTTGGCTTGCCGTCATCGGTTTTGCCATCATTATGTTTAACTTGATATTCGTCAATCTTGTTATCGCTGGTTTGCATTCATATGCTTGA
- a CDS encoding ATP-binding protein: MMLWGSVVGKLWATILLLVSFVLIVLTVLLVEFFENFQIENIENDLTKTAEQIIKVTNEHQGSSNEVLQIASELIGNESKMIILNDDKMIFSSIGGDNEFEITPELIKNDSELIKVFTERKTVKKEMALSDDAGNEELSAIVVGIPLELNGEQDEVFLFQSLESMEETTKSTTQFILLAAGIAIILTTIFAFFLSTRINAPLVKMREAALAIARGKFDTKVPILTQDEIGELAIAFNQMRKQLKFNMNALSQEKEHLSSILSSMADGVITFNKDGTILETNPPAERFLQSWYFEKGYNREDNGNVPLVLMNLFDESESFDKEQVGEITLQGRDWGFIVSPLYTNADNIRGAVAIIRDMSDERRMDKLRTDFIANVSHELRTPISMLQGYSEAIVDDIASSEEEKVEMARIIYDESLRMGRLVNDLLDLAKLESGKMNLSYECVPISPYLKRITSKFSGLAKEKGITISASMQDDQIQWHFDPDRIEQVLTNLIDNAIRHTPPGGNIDVIQRTSDRRGLIIDVRDSGSGIPEEDLPFVFERFYKADKARTRGRSGTGLGLAIVKNIINAHDGFISVNSLPNKGTTFSFILPRIMENAE, from the coding sequence CTGATGCTATGGGGCAGTGTTGTAGGGAAGCTATGGGCAACGATCCTATTGCTCGTGTCGTTTGTATTAATTGTTTTAACCGTTCTGCTGGTCGAATTCTTTGAGAATTTCCAGATTGAAAATATTGAAAATGATTTAACCAAAACTGCTGAACAAATCATTAAGGTAACCAATGAACATCAGGGGTCCAGCAATGAGGTTTTACAAATAGCTTCGGAATTAATAGGCAATGAATCGAAAATGATCATTCTTAATGATGACAAAATGATATTCTCATCAATCGGAGGAGATAATGAGTTCGAAATCACGCCGGAACTCATTAAAAACGATTCCGAATTGATCAAGGTTTTTACGGAAAGAAAGACTGTAAAAAAGGAAATGGCGCTATCAGATGATGCAGGCAATGAGGAATTGTCCGCAATCGTAGTAGGGATCCCACTTGAATTGAATGGGGAACAGGATGAAGTATTCCTATTTCAATCGTTGGAGTCCATGGAAGAAACCACAAAATCAACTACACAGTTCATTTTATTGGCAGCAGGCATCGCCATTATTTTGACAACGATTTTTGCTTTCTTTTTATCTACCAGAATCAATGCCCCGTTGGTGAAGATGAGGGAAGCCGCACTAGCGATTGCCCGGGGGAAATTTGATACAAAGGTTCCAATCTTGACCCAAGATGAGATCGGTGAGCTTGCCATAGCGTTTAACCAGATGAGAAAACAGCTGAAATTCAATATGAATGCACTTAGTCAGGAAAAGGAACATCTTTCAAGCATTCTTAGCAGTATGGCAGATGGGGTCATTACCTTCAATAAAGATGGCACAATTCTCGAAACGAATCCGCCAGCAGAAAGGTTTCTGCAATCCTGGTACTTTGAAAAGGGCTATAACCGGGAGGATAATGGAAATGTCCCATTGGTTTTGATGAATCTTTTTGATGAATCAGAGTCCTTCGATAAGGAGCAAGTCGGAGAAATTACTTTGCAGGGCCGTGATTGGGGATTCATTGTCAGTCCGCTTTATACAAATGCCGACAATATTCGTGGAGCGGTGGCCATCATACGGGATATGAGTGATGAAAGACGCATGGACAAACTTAGGACTGATTTCATAGCGAATGTCTCCCATGAGTTAAGAACGCCGATTTCAATGTTGCAAGGATATAGTGAAGCGATTGTAGATGACATTGCGAGCAGTGAAGAGGAAAAGGTGGAAATGGCCCGCATCATCTATGATGAGTCATTGAGAATGGGCCGTTTAGTGAATGATCTCCTCGATCTAGCTAAATTGGAATCGGGTAAAATGAACCTTAGCTATGAATGTGTACCTATTTCTCCTTATTTAAAGAGGATTACTAGTAAGTTTTCCGGACTGGCTAAAGAAAAAGGGATCACAATATCAGCCAGCATGCAAGACGATCAAATTCAATGGCATTTCGACCCGGACCGCATTGAACAGGTTTTGACCAATTTAATTGATAATGCGATTCGTCATACTCCTCCGGGCGGTAACATTGATGTCATTCAGAGGACAAGTGATCGAAGGGGGCTGATCATTGATGTGAGGGACTCTGGATCTGGAATCCCCGAAGAAGATTTGCCTTTTGTATTCGAGAGGTTTTATAAAGCGGATAAAGCAAGGACCCGCGGCCGTTCGGGCACCGGGTTGGGTTTGGCAATCGTAAAAAATATAATCAATGCCCATGATGGCTTCATTTCGGTAAACAGTTTACCTAATAAAGGGACGACGTTCAGTTTTATCCTGCCTCGAATTATGGAAAATGCTGAATGA
- the resB gene encoding cytochrome c biogenesis protein ResB produces MKEVKCDCGHINPFGTKICGKCGMVLGNERENKLIDMRYEGSARRSQTYKKTIIDKIWNFFSSVKVGVTLIVIALIASAIGTILPQEMYIPSTATPAEHYELEYGWFGRVYYELGFHNLYSSWWYLIIIGMLGISLLIASIDRFFPLYRSLKKQGVTRHDGFMKRQRIYGVTKLEDQDINLEEVKDRLKRQRYHIREENGHILAEKGRFSRWGPYVNHIGLIIFLIGALLRSVPGMYIDKVLWLREGERKEIPGTNGEYYLQNNEFTLEVYDKENEEDEQYSAAIDKTGTIAKTYQSDVTLYERKGDTLPGEKVDLDKIKDYKIKVNEPLKHDNYALYQVDYKLDELSTMAFNLINKKTEEKYGSLKVDLNNPQKKYELKEGYSVDLISYFPDFEFDEKGEPRTMSKIPNNPAFIFKMHTPDKPEGEVSFVAIKETVEPLGENTYKMAFNGVETQDVTALTVRKDLTLWILFTGGIIFMIGVVQGSYWNHRRIWIKRKDDEILMAGHTNKNWHGIKRDIKQAIESTSLSEPMDQLEDEKSSSKGEVLNG; encoded by the coding sequence ATGAAAGAAGTAAAATGCGATTGTGGTCATATAAATCCGTTTGGCACAAAGATTTGTGGGAAATGCGGGATGGTGCTCGGTAACGAAAGAGAAAACAAGCTTATTGATATGAGATATGAAGGAAGTGCCAGGCGTTCACAAACATATAAAAAAACGATCATCGATAAAATATGGAACTTCTTTTCTTCCGTTAAGGTAGGGGTGACGCTCATTGTCATTGCCTTGATCGCTTCAGCTATCGGGACGATTTTACCTCAGGAAATGTACATCCCTTCGACAGCTACGCCTGCAGAGCATTATGAACTGGAATACGGCTGGTTCGGAAGAGTGTATTATGAACTTGGATTTCATAACTTGTATAGTTCATGGTGGTATTTGATTATCATAGGCATGCTGGGCATATCACTATTGATTGCCAGTATCGATCGGTTCTTTCCATTATATCGATCGTTAAAAAAACAAGGGGTCACACGTCATGACGGTTTCATGAAACGTCAGCGGATTTATGGGGTGACAAAGCTTGAAGACCAAGATATAAACCTTGAAGAAGTAAAGGATAGACTAAAAAGGCAGCGTTATCATATACGGGAGGAAAACGGTCATATACTTGCTGAAAAGGGTCGTTTTTCACGTTGGGGACCATATGTAAATCATATCGGACTTATCATTTTCTTAATTGGAGCATTATTGCGTTCCGTCCCTGGGATGTATATCGACAAAGTGCTTTGGCTGCGTGAAGGCGAGAGAAAAGAAATCCCGGGTACAAATGGTGAATATTACCTCCAGAATAATGAATTTACCTTAGAGGTGTATGACAAAGAGAATGAAGAAGATGAGCAGTACAGTGCTGCAATTGATAAAACCGGTACGATCGCAAAAACCTATCAATCCGATGTTACATTGTATGAGCGCAAGGGAGATACCTTACCAGGGGAAAAAGTGGACCTTGATAAGATTAAAGATTATAAAATCAAAGTCAATGAACCTCTGAAACATGATAATTATGCCCTCTACCAAGTAGACTATAAACTGGATGAGCTCAGTACGATGGCTTTTAATTTGATAAATAAAAAAACCGAAGAGAAATATGGAAGCTTAAAGGTTGATTTGAACAATCCACAAAAGAAATACGAGTTGAAAGAAGGATATTCCGTTGACTTGATCAGTTACTTCCCCGATTTCGAGTTCGATGAAAAAGGTGAACCTAGAACGATGTCGAAGATTCCGAATAATCCGGCATTTATCTTTAAAATGCATACTCCGGATAAGCCAGAGGGTGAGGTCAGTTTTGTAGCAATCAAGGAGACTGTGGAGCCTTTAGGGGAAAACACCTATAAAATGGCTTTTAATGGTGTGGAAACCCAAGATGTCACGGCTTTGACCGTCAGGAAGGATTTAACGCTTTGGATCCTATTCACGGGTGGAATCATTTTCATGATCGGAGTTGTCCAAGGGTCTTATTGGAATCACCGGCGTATATGGATTAAGAGGAAAGATGATGAGATATTAATGGCCGGCCATACAAACAAAAACTGGCACGGGATTAAAAGAGATATAAAACAAGCGATAGAATCAACATCACTTTCCGAACCGATGGATCAACTTGAAGATGAGAAATCTTCTAGTAAGGGGGAAGTTTTAAATGGCTGA
- the rluB gene encoding 23S rRNA pseudouridine(2605) synthase RluB has translation MERLQKVIAHAGLASRRKAEELILEGKVKVNGKVVKELGVKVGPNDKVEVNEVPLEKEAPVYFLFYKPRGVISAVSDDKNRKVVTDFFPYINERIYPVGRLDYDTSGLLILTNDGEFANTLMHPKHEVDKVYVAKVKGMPLRESLKKLDKGIKLEDGKTAPAKTRVLSTDKKKETAIVEITIHEGRNRQVRRMFEAIGHPVIKLKREQYGFLTLDGLTAGDSRELTPHEVKLMRTLATTEPKQRRM, from the coding sequence ATGGAACGATTACAAAAGGTGATAGCACATGCTGGACTGGCTTCCCGCCGTAAAGCAGAAGAGTTGATTTTAGAAGGTAAGGTAAAAGTGAACGGCAAAGTAGTGAAGGAATTAGGTGTGAAAGTTGGGCCTAATGACAAAGTTGAGGTTAATGAAGTCCCGCTAGAAAAAGAAGCCCCGGTTTATTTCCTATTCTATAAACCGCGCGGTGTAATTTCGGCAGTTTCTGATGATAAGAATAGAAAAGTAGTAACTGACTTTTTCCCTTACATCAATGAACGGATTTATCCAGTTGGCCGCTTGGATTACGATACTTCGGGCTTATTGATTTTAACCAATGACGGGGAATTTGCAAACACGTTAATGCATCCGAAGCATGAAGTGGATAAAGTGTATGTGGCAAAAGTGAAAGGGATGCCTTTGCGTGAAAGCTTGAAAAAGTTGGATAAAGGTATCAAGTTGGAGGATGGCAAGACTGCACCAGCCAAGACAAGGGTATTGTCTACCGACAAGAAGAAGGAAACGGCGATAGTTGAAATCACAATACATGAAGGCAGGAACAGGCAAGTCCGCCGGATGTTCGAAGCGATTGGCCATCCCGTCATTAAATTGAAGAGGGAACAATATGGTTTCTTGACCTTGGACGGTTTAACAGCAGGAGATTCCCGGGAGCTGACTCCACATGAAGTTAAATTAATGCGGACTTTAGCAACGACCGAACCTAAACAGCGGAGAATGTAA
- a CDS encoding response regulator: MYNAIKILVVDDEERIRRLLKMYLEREEYIIDEAENGDMALTKALENDYDLILLDIMMPGKDGIEVCRELREKKTTPIIMLTAKGEEVNRVQGFEVGTDDYIVKPFSPREVVLRVKALLRRSSSTSFMQTETTAKDVIVFSHLTIDNDAHRVLADNKEVSLTPKEYELLYFLAKSPDKVFDREQLLKEVWHYEFFGDLRTVDTHVKRLREKLNRISENAAKMIVTVWGVGYKFEVIND; encoded by the coding sequence ATGTATAATGCTATAAAAATTCTCGTGGTGGATGATGAGGAAAGAATCCGCCGGCTGCTAAAGATGTATTTGGAAAGAGAAGAATACATAATCGATGAAGCAGAAAATGGAGATATGGCTTTAACAAAAGCCCTTGAAAATGATTATGATTTAATTTTATTGGATATTATGATGCCTGGTAAAGATGGAATCGAAGTTTGCCGTGAATTAAGGGAAAAGAAGACGACACCGATTATCATGCTGACTGCTAAAGGGGAAGAAGTGAACCGCGTTCAAGGATTCGAAGTGGGGACCGATGATTATATCGTAAAACCGTTCAGTCCCCGTGAAGTCGTATTAAGGGTTAAAGCTTTATTACGTCGATCTTCAAGCACTAGTTTTATGCAGACGGAAACGACGGCAAAAGATGTGATCGTCTTCTCACATCTAACCATTGATAATGATGCCCACCGTGTACTTGCTGATAACAAAGAGGTTTCATTAACACCAAAAGAATATGAATTATTATATTTCTTGGCGAAATCCCCAGATAAGGTTTTCGACCGGGAGCAATTGTTAAAAGAAGTGTGGCACTATGAATTCTTTGGGGATCTTCGAACTGTTGACACGCATGTTAAACGCCTACGTGAAAAATTAAACCGCATATCCGAAAACGCAGCCAAGATGATTGTCACTGTTTGGGGTGTAGGTTACAAGTTCGAAGTCATTAATGACTGA
- the resA gene encoding thiol-disulfide oxidoreductase ResA: MDKKKRRLISRTIILLLLGAALVFALYTNFTKDKNESLRKGSDAPNFVLTDMEGKEHKLSDYKGKGVFLNFWGTYCKPCEYEMPYMDNQYKNFKEQGVEILAVNVGESDYAVNNFITKHDLTFPVMIDKGREVENAYRVDILPVTFLVDKEGKVIDIITGALTEESIQKHMERIKP; the protein is encoded by the coding sequence ATGGATAAAAAGAAGCGACGCCTAATTAGCAGAACCATCATTCTCCTGCTTTTAGGTGCAGCTTTAGTGTTTGCCCTTTATACGAACTTCACTAAAGATAAGAATGAAAGCCTGAGAAAAGGATCCGATGCACCCAATTTCGTCTTGACTGATATGGAAGGCAAAGAGCATAAACTTTCCGATTACAAGGGAAAAGGCGTCTTCCTGAACTTTTGGGGTACATATTGCAAGCCGTGTGAATACGAAATGCCTTATATGGACAATCAATATAAAAACTTTAAAGAGCAGGGCGTTGAAATATTGGCGGTTAATGTCGGGGAATCTGACTATGCTGTCAATAATTTCATTACAAAGCATGATCTGACCTTTCCTGTCATGATCGATAAAGGTAGGGAAGTGGAAAATGCTTATCGCGTGGATATATTGCCTGTCACCTTTTTGGTCGATAAAGAGGGGAAAGTGATAGATATCATCACCGGAGCTTTGACAGAAGAGAGCATCCAAAAGCATATGGAGAGAATTAAACCATAA
- the sigX gene encoding RNA polymerase sigma factor SigX yields the protein MDSVFHDLYEKYHQEIYQFIFYMTKNRETAEDLVQEVYIRVMKAYERFEGKSSEKTWMYSIARNVTIDYFRKQKGWKDKIFPNFEWDRQSIKDKEPLPEEVAIMNDEIQDIYQCLNRCTTNQRSVIILRYIQGLSITETAEVLNWSESKVKTTQHRALKAIKKLMEDLSGKEGHRIEKIPLERKRN from the coding sequence ATGGATTCCGTTTTCCACGATCTTTATGAAAAATATCATCAGGAAATATATCAATTCATTTTTTATATGACTAAAAATCGAGAAACGGCTGAGGACCTTGTTCAGGAAGTCTATATCCGGGTGATGAAGGCCTATGAACGCTTCGAAGGAAAAAGCAGTGAAAAAACGTGGATGTACTCGATTGCAAGAAATGTGACGATTGATTACTTTCGGAAACAAAAAGGGTGGAAAGATAAAATCTTTCCTAACTTTGAGTGGGATAGGCAATCGATAAAAGATAAAGAGCCCCTTCCGGAAGAAGTGGCTATCATGAACGATGAAATCCAAGATATTTATCAATGCTTAAACCGGTGTACAACGAATCAAAGATCCGTCATCATTTTACGATATATTCAGGGATTGTCCATTACGGAAACCGCTGAAGTATTGAATTGGAGTGAAAGTAAGGTAAAAACGACCCAGCACCGTGCTTTGAAGGCTATTAAAAAGTTGATGGAAGACTTATCAGGAAAGGAGGGCCACCGCATTGAGAAGATCCCGTTGGAAAGAAAGCGAAATTGA
- a CDS encoding spore maturation protein has protein sequence MTTISIWMIPILILCILLYGTLKRVPTYETFVEGGKEGISMSFSLIPFLVGMLVAISVFRASGALDFIVQSLHPLLSLLHFPSEVLPLAIIRPISGTAALGITSDLISVYGPDSFIGRLAATIQGSTDTTFYVLTVYFGAVGIKKMGDALKVGLLADLIGIIAAVIVVTLVFGMN, from the coding sequence ATGACCACCATTTCAATTTGGATGATACCAATTTTGATCCTCTGTATATTACTGTACGGCACATTGAAAAGAGTTCCCACTTATGAGACCTTCGTTGAGGGGGGGAAAGAAGGAATCAGCATGTCTTTTTCCCTCATCCCTTTCCTGGTAGGGATGCTAGTGGCGATTTCAGTATTTAGGGCATCAGGGGCCTTAGATTTCATTGTACAATCACTGCACCCCTTGCTTTCCCTTCTTCATTTTCCGTCTGAGGTTTTACCACTTGCGATTATTAGACCAATATCCGGAACAGCCGCTTTAGGAATAACCAGCGACCTGATATCTGTTTATGGACCGGATTCCTTTATTGGGCGCTTGGCTGCCACGATTCAGGGAAGTACAGATACCACATTCTATGTATTGACCGTTTATTTTGGAGCTGTCGGAATCAAAAAAATGGGTGATGCCCTAAAGGTCGGTCTTTTGGCAGACTTGATCGGTATCATAGCTGCCGTCATCGTCGTCACATTGGTTTTCGGTATGAATTAA
- a CDS encoding nucleoside recognition domain-containing protein has protein sequence MVNYIWVGMFVIGIVFGMINGTMDQVNEALFVSAKEAVTLCLGLMSILVFWLGLMKIAEESGLLDKLSNLFKPFMRWLFPEVPPNHPAMGYILSNMMANTFGLGNAATPLGIKAMEQLKKLNGGKATVSRSMVTFLAINTSSVTLIPTTVIAIRMNYDAHSPTDIVFPTIIATAISAVGGIAIDRYFYYKRKRSGRE, from the coding sequence TTAATGGGACGATGGATCAGGTGAATGAAGCTCTATTTGTCAGCGCAAAGGAAGCGGTCACCCTTTGCCTGGGATTGATGAGCATACTTGTCTTTTGGCTGGGTTTGATGAAAATAGCGGAGGAATCGGGACTGTTAGATAAACTATCCAATTTGTTCAAGCCGTTCATGAGGTGGCTATTCCCTGAAGTGCCTCCTAATCATCCCGCTATGGGATATATACTTTCCAATATGATGGCAAACACATTCGGATTGGGGAATGCAGCTACGCCTCTTGGTATAAAAGCCATGGAACAGCTAAAGAAACTAAATGGGGGAAAAGCAACGGTCAGCCGCTCGATGGTCACCTTTTTAGCCATCAATACCTCAAGCGTAACGTTGATTCCAACTACTGTCATTGCTATCCGCATGAATTACGATGCCCACTCCCCTACGGACATCGTTTTTCCGACCATAATAGCAACGGCCATTTCTGCAGTTGGAGGAATCGCGATAGATCGGTATTTTTATTACAAGAGAAAGAGGAGCGGGAGGGAATAG